A genomic window from Triticum urartu cultivar G1812 chromosome 7, Tu2.1, whole genome shotgun sequence includes:
- the LOC125520078 gene encoding uncharacterized protein LOC125520078 isoform X2, which produces MNPVPARSFADQLVRRNAKHRFTFRVPRQRQICDQGYIRWIFTQNLEDSFADSLVLSWLFCSDFPSVHYLVTIYGSSAIVQLLTLAFQSHCDSPRCAISRHPLCNKNLAVNLKRVIYLATATFLAFANNTVWLTL; this is translated from the exons ATGAATCCAGTCCCAGCAAG ATCCTTTGCAGATCAATTGGTGAGGCGGAATGCTAAGCATCGTTTCACATTCAG AGTACCTCGACAGAGACAAATATGCGATCAAGGATATATTCGATGGATTTTCACGCAAAATTTGGAGGATAGTTTTGCAG ATAGTTTGGTGCTCTCATGgttattttgtagtgattttcctTCTGTTCATTACTTGGTAACCATCTACGGCAGCTCAGCTATTGTCCAGCTGCTGACCTTG GCCTTTCAATCTCACTGTGATTCCCCGAGATGCGCTATTAGTAGGCATCCACTTTGTAATAAAAATTTGGCAGTCAACTTGAAACGAGTCATTTATCTAGCTACAGCAACCTTCCTTGCTTTTGCAAATAATACTGTATGGTTGACACTATAG
- the LOC125520078 gene encoding uncharacterized protein LOC125520078 isoform X1 — MNPVPARSFADQLVRRNAKHRFTFSLLSNSQKGKNNFTLFFGEPSCRVPRQRQICDQGYIRWIFTQNLEDSFADSLVLSWLFCSDFPSVHYLVTIYGSSAIVQLLTLAFQSHCDSPRCAISRHPLCNKNLAVNLKRVIYLATATFLAFANNTVWLTL; from the exons ATGAATCCAGTCCCAGCAAG ATCCTTTGCAGATCAATTGGTGAGGCGGAATGCTAAGCATCGTTTCACATTCAG TTTGCTATCAAACTCTCAAAAAGGAAAAAACAACTTTACTCTGTTTTTTGGAGAACCTTCCTGTAGAGTACCTCGACAGAGACAAATATGCGATCAAGGATATATTCGATGGATTTTCACGCAAAATTTGGAGGATAGTTTTGCAG ATAGTTTGGTGCTCTCATGgttattttgtagtgattttcctTCTGTTCATTACTTGGTAACCATCTACGGCAGCTCAGCTATTGTCCAGCTGCTGACCTTG GCCTTTCAATCTCACTGTGATTCCCCGAGATGCGCTATTAGTAGGCATCCACTTTGTAATAAAAATTTGGCAGTCAACTTGAAACGAGTCATTTATCTAGCTACAGCAACCTTCCTTGCTTTTGCAAATAATACTGTATGGTTGACACTATAG
- the LOC125522441 gene encoding glucose-6-phosphate isomerase, cytosolic-like, producing MASPAHISDTDQWKALQAHVGAIHKTHLRDLMTDVDRCKAMTAEFEGVFLDYSRQHATTETIDKLFNLAEGAKLKEKIDKMFKGEKINTIENRSVLHVALRAPRDAVINSDGVNVVPEVWVVKDKIKQFLETFRSGSWVGATGKPVTNVVSVGIGGSFLGPLFVHTALQTDPEAAECAKGRQLRFLANVDPVDVARSIKDLDPATTLVVVVSKTFTTVETMSNARTIKEWIVSSLETRIHYRTCAMLSL from the coding sequence ATGGCGTCGCCGGCGCACATCTCCGACACCGACCAGTGGAAGGCCCTCCAGGCGCACGTCGGCGCGATCCACAAGACGCACCTGCGCGATCTCATGACGGACGTCGACCGATGCAAGGCAATGACGGCAGAATTCGAAGGCGTCTTCCTGGACTACTCGAGGCAGCATGCCACCACCGAGACCATCGACAAGCTCTTCAATCTGGCGGAGGGCGCAAAGCTCAAGGAGAAGATTGACAAGATGTTTAAAGGCGAAAAGATAAATACCATAGAGAATAGATCAGTGCTCCATGTGGCTTTGAGAGCGCCAAGAGATGCAGTCATAAACAGTGACGGTGTGAATGTGGTCCCCGAAGTTTGGGTTGTTAAGGATAAAATCAAGCAGTTTTTAGAGACTTTCAGAAGTGGCTCATGGGTTGGGGCAACTGGGAAACCAGTGACAAATGTTGTCTCAGTTGGGATTGGTGGTAGCTTCCTTGGACCTCTGTTTGTGCATACGGCTCTCCAGACTGACCCGGAAGCAGCAGAATGTGCCAAGGGCCGACAACTGAGATTTCTTGCAAATGTTGATCCTGTTGATGTTGCACGGAGCATCAAAGATTTAGATCCTGCAACAACTCTTGTTGTGGTTGTCTCAAAGACCTTCACGACAGTCGAAACAATGTCAAATGCCCGAACTATCAAGGAGTGGATTGTCTCTTCTCTTGAGACAAGgattcattatagaacttgtgcCATGCTATCTCTATGA